One genomic region from Quercus robur chromosome 4, dhQueRobu3.1, whole genome shotgun sequence encodes:
- the LOC126721258 gene encoding wall-associated receptor kinase-like 22, with the protein MLAEKSIRMEKARHVFKAKEEYFIQNGAMLLEKQITCNQGRDTEPIKIFSAKEIQQATNNYDPNLILDSDIATIYKGILDEREVAIKVKDPPTCCSTETMADFFLQQVTIKQLISHKNVVRHYGCCLETEIPMLVLEFIPNGTLFDQLHGQRNKINCRISWLDRVRIATETSYALCYMHYGRLRPIVHLDVKSTNIFLDEFLTAKLSNFGFAVSIAPGEDFFQGSSVRGTYGDVDPEYQATLQVTDKCDVYSFGVVLVEVLTGHYPTEMFLGHNNLVDHFVLSMEENRIFQIVADVVLGQGSNEDIQAFAELALRCVKNQGDERPSMREVTIELRRILQLMRSKDSKLRLRLDWADTWLTKDKQGSIDGSYPLSASKCLSP; encoded by the exons ATGTTGGCAGAGAAGAGTATCAGGATGGAGAAAGCAAGGCATGTATTTAAGGCCAAAGAAGAATACTTCATCCAGAACGGAGCAATGTTACTAGAGAAGCAAATCACTTGCAACCAAGGTAGAGATACAGAGCCAATCAAGATTTTCTCTGCCAAGGAAATCCAACAAGCTACTAATAACTATGATCCTAATCTAATCCTTGACTCTGATATCGCAACAATCTATAAAGGAATACTAGATGAGAGGGAAGTAGCTATTAAAGTGAAAGACCCTCCAACATGTTGTTCCACTGAGACGATGGCAGATTTCTTCTTACAACAAGTCACAATAAAACAATTGATCAGCCACAAGAACGTTGTGAGGCACTATGGTTGTTGCCTAGAAACTGAAATTCCCATGTTGGTTCTTGAGTTCATCCCCAATGGCACTCTCTTTGATCAGCTCCATGGTCAACGCAACAAGATTAATTGCCGGATCTCTTGGCTTGACCGTGTAAGAATAGCCACTGAGACATCCTATGCTCTTTGTTACATGCACTATGGTAGGTTAAGGCCAATAGTTCATTTGGATGTCAAatcaacaaatatatttttggatgAGTTCTTGACTGCTAAACTATCAAATTTTGGTTTTGCGGTTTCAATTGCACCTGGAGAAGACTTTTTTCAAG GTAGTTCAGTTCGGGGAACTTACGGAGATGTAGACCCTGAATATCAAGCAACATTGCAGGTCACGGATAAGTGTGATGTTTATAGCTTTGGGGTTGTACTGGTGGAAGTCTTAACAGGTCACTATCCCACAGAAATGTTCTTAGGGCATAACAATTTGGTAGATCACTTTGTTTTGTCAATGGAAGAGAACCGCATATTCCAAATTGTTGCTGATGTGGTGCTAGGCCAAGGAAGCAATGAAGATATTCAAGCATTTGCAGAGCTTGCATTGAGATGCGTCAAGAATCAGGGAGATGAAAGGCCAAGCATGAGAGAAGTTACGATAGAGCTTAGGCGGATACTACAACTTATGAggtcaaaagactcaaaactaAGActgcgtttggattgggctgatac ATGGCTAACAAAAGATAAACAAGGCTCCATTGATGGAAGCTATCCTTTGTCTGCATCCAAATGCCTTAGCCCTTAG
- the LOC126721259 gene encoding uncharacterized protein LOC126721259 has product MELPTTNVAIPIPENADVPIPENANVPISQTQFQRIDLDSLDYDPGTRKQIWEYHVNQRDEIRRAYIKKGPHQPPLETFKKSGKQNRSFQASWYRNNSKWLEYSPTTDAAYCLPCFVFHNPNVVVGQNTFIVGGFRNWKKVGGKDCSFQVHIGKDPNSAHRVAEQMCKDLMNQSQHLQRVVDHFTTEQIANNRLQLKATIFIVRYLAFQAIAFRGRDESFSSLNRGNFHESLGIVTFWNEKVAEIIEKAPKNATYTSPRIQKEILHVFSAKVKKAIREEIGDAKFCIMVDEARDESMKEQMAVVFRYVDAEGFVKEHFFGLIHVVDTAALTLKKGIYSLLSQYCLDIQNIRGQGYDGASNMRGMWNGLQALILNDCPYAYYIHCFAHRLQLALVKASKQVVPISHFFLILLFLIKIVSASCKRNEQLKVANANEIARLIDLEELETGSGLNQIGTLQRPGETRWSSHFRSVSSLLRIFSSTVEVLQNIIDGAIDGENRAEGESAYEGLTSFEFVFILHLEKETMEITDKLCQALQSQSQDILNAMHLVSSTKALIQKFRDDGWDGLLTTVISFCEKHRIDVLDMNARYVARRGRARNQPDNVTNEHHYRVNIFYATIDSQLQELNYRFNEDAMELLRLSSALEPREALKSFRISDLCLLVKNFYPQDFTDYDKQVLENELYHFEHNVVQDPEFKKLKSLSELSQWLVRTGNSEHYKLVYRMMILVLTLPVSTATTERAFSAMKLVKTELRNKMEDDFLNDSLMLYIEKDIASTFSLDSIVDDFEDLKERRVPFS; this is encoded by the coding sequence ATGGAATTGCCAACAACTAATGTTGCTATTCCAATTCCGGAAAATGCGGATGTTCCAATTCCGGAAAATGCGAATGTTCCAATCtctcaaacacaatttcaaagaatTGACCTTGATTCTTTGGATTATGATCCCGGAACACGCAAACAAATATGGGAATATCATGTTAATCAACGTGATGAAATTCGACGGGCTTACATTAAAAAAGGTCCGCACCAACCTCCTCTAGAGACATTCAAAAAAAGTGGAAAGCAGAATCGTAgttttcaagcttcttggtatagaaataattcaaaatggCTTGAATATTCTCCTACAACAGATGCAGCTTATTGTCTACCCTGCTTTGTCTTTCATAATCCAAATGTGGTTGTGGGACAAAATACATTTATTGTTGGTGGATTTAGAAATTGGAAAAAGGTTGGGGGCAAAGATTGTTCTTTTCAAGTTCATATAGGAAAAGATCCTAACTCAGCTCATAGAGTTGCTGAGCAAATGTGTAAGGATTTGATGAACCAATCGCAGCATTTGCAAAGAGTAGTTGATCATTTCACTACTGaacaaattgcaaataatcGGTTGCAATTGAAGGCCACAATTTTTATTGTGCGATATCTTGCCTTTCAAGCTATAGCTTTTAGAGGTCGAGATGAAAGTTTTAGTTCATTAAATCGTGGGAACTTTCATGAATCATTGGGTATTGTGACTTTTTGGAATGAGAAGGTTgctgaaataatagaaaaagctCCAAAAAATGCAACCTACACATCACCTAGGATTCAAAAGGAAATTCTACATGTTTTCTCAGCCAAAGTGAAGAAGGCCATTCGGGAAGAAATTGGTGATGCAAAGTTTTGCATAATGGTTGATGAAGCTCGTGATGAGTCCATGAAAGAGCAAATGGCTGTGGTGTTTAGATATGTTGATGCAGAAGGCTTTGTGAAAGAACActtttttgggcttattcaTGTTGTTGACACTGCAGCTTTGACTCTAAAGAAGGGGATATATTCTTTGTTATCTCAATATTGCttagatatacaaaatattcgAGGGCAAGGATATGATGGAGCAAGCAACATGCGAGGTATGTGGAATGGATTAcaagctttgattttgaatgattgcCCATATGCTTACTATATCCATTGTTTTGCACATCGCTTACAATTGGCATTAGTAAAAGCATCAAAACAAGTTGTTCCcattagtcatttttttcttatattgctTTTTCTGATCAAAATTGTTAGTGCTTCATGCAAGCGCAATGAGCAATTGAAAGTTGCCAATGCTAATGAAATAGCACGTTTAATTGATCTTGAAGAGCTTGAGACTGGAAGTGGACTTAATCAAATTGGCACTTTACAACGACCTGGAGAAACACGTTGGAGTTCACATTTTAGATCAGTTTCTAGCTTATTAAGGATATTTAGTTCAACTgttgaagttttacaaaatataattgatgGTGCAATTGATGGAGAAAATCGGGCAGAAGGAGAGTCAGCTTATGAAGGTTTAacttcatttgaatttgttttcatcTTGCATCTTGAGAAGGAAACTATGGAGATCACTGATAAactttgtcaagctttgcaaAGCCAATCTCAAGACATTTTAAATGCTATGCATTTAGTTTCATCTACTAAAgcacttatccaaaaatttagagatgatGGATGGGATGGCTTACTCACCACTGTGATATCATTTTGTGAGAAGCATCGCATTGATGTCCTGGATATGAATGCTCGTTATGTTGCGAGGCGAGGTCGAGCTCGTAATCAACCAGATAACGTTACAAATGAGCATCATTATcgagtaaatattttttatgctacaaTAGATTCTCAACTACAGGAACTAAATTATCGGTTTAATGAAGATGCAATGGAGTTGCTTAGGCTTAGCTCAGCTTTAGAACCTCGAGAGGCATTAAAATCTTTCAGAATTAGTGATCTTTGTTTGTTGGTAAAGAATTTCTATCCACAAGATTTCACAGATTATGACAAACAAGTGTTGGAGAATGAGCTTTATCATTTTGAGCATAATGTAGTCCAAGATCCagagttcaaaaaattgaaaagtttatctGAGTTATCTCAATGGTTAGTGAGAACTGGAAATTCAGAACACTACAAACTTGTTTATAGAATGATGATACTTGTGCTTACTCTTCCAGTTTCTACTGCTACTACAGAGCGAGCATTTTCAGCTATGAAACTTGTCAAAACTGAACTTCGAAACAAAATGGAAGATGACTTTTTGAATGACTCTTTGATGTTATACATTGAAAAGGATATAGCTTCGACATTTAGTTTGGATTCAATAgtagatgattttgaagatttgaaagagCGTCGAGTTCCCTTTTCATAG
- the LOC126720436 gene encoding uncharacterized protein LOC126720436 isoform X1, which yields MAYIPPHKRHSYEAGSSSDRHNRPSPIPLSLVPQFRRNLNLRLPPKPFSQRSGKIVYKYAEQAISTWFPVGLDHNHQFPSSVHVDSVPLQLFERTTGINPLVLFNNNNHPVEQVRSPWVYIAENVVSDLLSSFENVKNEILDLEDVKPKLVARFGKILFHESPSISEETTRVGLAAETTLSKLRRSFYTNIPSSYMENIKGEVAQKIIVDFEEEKDLYHVQLSDATLPDSTISCKCSVIKEDKRLQLCKIELHPLRHMVIDISCLDKNLDLRLMLSTKRTLTALTDDEMQSIRSLINSAILDPDVKGGLRWPLGKASSGGRYCVVGVWHTIAKDYKSSSLSLKVRHADRYDFRTSTGEATREINLKLKNIVSLLQEQEVVEVSSVAKMLKDHLKLIWDHFLCCEHFLT from the exons ATGGCctacattcctccacacaagCGTCACTCATACGAAGCTGGTAGTAGTAGTGATAGGCATAATAGACCCTCACCAATCCCACTATCGCTTGTTCCTCAATTCAGGAGAAACCTTAATTTGAGGTTGCCACCCAAACCCTTTTCACAAAGAAGTGGAAAGATCGTTTATAAGTATGCAGAGCAGGCTATTTCCACATGGTTTCCTGTTGGTTTGGATCACAATCACCAGTTTCCATCTTCTGTACATGTTGACTCTGTTCCCTTGCAGCTTTTTGAGAGAACAACAGGAATAAATCCACTAGTTTtgttcaacaacaacaatcatccAG TTGAGCAAGTGAGGAGTCCATGGGTGTATATAGCAGAAAATGTTGTGTCAGACTTGCTTTCTTCCTTCGAAAAtgtcaaaaatgaaatcttGGACTTGGAAGATGTCAAGCCAAAGTTGGTTGCTAGATTTggaaaaattctttttcatgA GAGCCCTTCAATCAGCGAAGAAACTACAAGAGTAGGTTTGGCTGCAGAAACTACATTGAGTAAATTGAGGAGATCATTTTACACAAATATTCCTAGTTCATATATGGAAAACATTAAGGGAGAAGTTGCCCAAAAGATTATAGTTGATTTTGAAGAGGAGAAAGATTTATACCATGTACAG TTGTCTGATGCCACACTACCAGATTCAACTATTTCTTGCAAATGCAGTGTgataaaagaagacaaaaggcTTCAACTTTGTAAG ATTGAATTACACCCATTGCGTCATATGGTTATAGACATATCGTGCCTTGATAAAAACTTAGACCTAAGGCTGATGCTATCCACCAAGAGGACCTTAACAGCTCTCACT GATGATGAGATGCAAAGCATTAGAAGTCTTATTAATTCTGCAATTCTAGATCCAGATGTGAAGGGTGGGTTGAGATGGCCCTTGGGGAAGGCATCTTCTGGAGGTAGATATTGTGTGGTGGGGGTTTGGCACACAATAGCTAAAGATTATAAAAGTTCATCATTGAGCCTGAAAGTGAGACATGCTGATCGATATGATTTTAGAACTTCAACCGGGGAAGCTACAAGGGAGATAAATTTGAAGCTGAAAAACATTGTCTCATTATTACAA GAACAGGAGGTTGTTGAGGTTAGTTCGGTTGCCAAGATGCTTAAAGACCACTTGAAATTGATATGGGATCATTTCTTATGCTGTGAA
- the LOC126720436 gene encoding uncharacterized protein LOC126720436 isoform X2, protein MAYIPPHKRHSYEAGSSSDRHNRPSPIPLSLVPQFRRNLNLRLPPKPFSQRSGKIVYKYAEQAISTWFPVGLDHNHQFPSSVHVDSVPLQLFERTTGINPLVLFNNNNHPVEQVRSPWVYIAENVVSDLLSSFENVKNEILDLEDVKPKLVARFGKILFHDEETTRVGLAAETTLSKLRRSFYTNIPSSYMENIKGEVAQKIIVDFEEEKDLYHVQLSDATLPDSTISCKCSVIKEDKRLQLCKIELHPLRHMVIDISCLDKNLDLRLMLSTKRTLTALTDDEMQSIRSLINSAILDPDVKGGLRWPLGKASSGGRYCVVGVWHTIAKDYKSSSLSLKVRHADRYDFRTSTGEATREINLKLKNIVSLLQEQEVVEVSSVAKMLKDHLKLIWDHFLCCEHFLT, encoded by the exons ATGGCctacattcctccacacaagCGTCACTCATACGAAGCTGGTAGTAGTAGTGATAGGCATAATAGACCCTCACCAATCCCACTATCGCTTGTTCCTCAATTCAGGAGAAACCTTAATTTGAGGTTGCCACCCAAACCCTTTTCACAAAGAAGTGGAAAGATCGTTTATAAGTATGCAGAGCAGGCTATTTCCACATGGTTTCCTGTTGGTTTGGATCACAATCACCAGTTTCCATCTTCTGTACATGTTGACTCTGTTCCCTTGCAGCTTTTTGAGAGAACAACAGGAATAAATCCACTAGTTTtgttcaacaacaacaatcatccAG TTGAGCAAGTGAGGAGTCCATGGGTGTATATAGCAGAAAATGTTGTGTCAGACTTGCTTTCTTCCTTCGAAAAtgtcaaaaatgaaatcttGGACTTGGAAGATGTCAAGCCAAAGTTGGTTGCTAGATTTggaaaaattctttttcatgA CGAAGAAACTACAAGAGTAGGTTTGGCTGCAGAAACTACATTGAGTAAATTGAGGAGATCATTTTACACAAATATTCCTAGTTCATATATGGAAAACATTAAGGGAGAAGTTGCCCAAAAGATTATAGTTGATTTTGAAGAGGAGAAAGATTTATACCATGTACAG TTGTCTGATGCCACACTACCAGATTCAACTATTTCTTGCAAATGCAGTGTgataaaagaagacaaaaggcTTCAACTTTGTAAG ATTGAATTACACCCATTGCGTCATATGGTTATAGACATATCGTGCCTTGATAAAAACTTAGACCTAAGGCTGATGCTATCCACCAAGAGGACCTTAACAGCTCTCACT GATGATGAGATGCAAAGCATTAGAAGTCTTATTAATTCTGCAATTCTAGATCCAGATGTGAAGGGTGGGTTGAGATGGCCCTTGGGGAAGGCATCTTCTGGAGGTAGATATTGTGTGGTGGGGGTTTGGCACACAATAGCTAAAGATTATAAAAGTTCATCATTGAGCCTGAAAGTGAGACATGCTGATCGATATGATTTTAGAACTTCAACCGGGGAAGCTACAAGGGAGATAAATTTGAAGCTGAAAAACATTGTCTCATTATTACAA GAACAGGAGGTTGTTGAGGTTAGTTCGGTTGCCAAGATGCTTAAAGACCACTTGAAATTGATATGGGATCATTTCTTATGCTGTGAA